In one window of Deltaproteobacteria bacterium DNA:
- a CDS encoding transposase — translation MPRGPRIDIEGAVYHVIGRGVERRAIFRNDGDRRDFLKRLAELSGAEDITLFAYVLMNNHFHLVVRRGIRLLGGFMRRLLTGYSTAFNLRHRRSGHLFQNRYQAVLCDAEEYLLTLVRYVHLNPVRAGMVADPGAYAWSSHAAYLQRRPPACLDTQTVLAVVGGKAAYRRFVTEGLSEGKRSELCGRISGRSDGAGSGLWLGGQLLGSEGFARGMVKRARGKEARRLLELGRAEELPELVAGVSKRLKVAEVVLCGAGRSAAVSRSRREVIRVAVLQRGIRPVEVSRYLGISTAAVAQQLRRLEESA, via the coding sequence ATGCCGCGAGGACCACGCATCGACATCGAGGGCGCTGTTTATCACGTGATCGGCCGAGGCGTGGAGCGTCGCGCGATTTTCCGAAACGACGGGGACCGTCGGGACTTCCTTAAGCGACTGGCAGAATTGAGCGGGGCCGAAGACATCACCCTGTTTGCATACGTGCTCATGAACAATCACTTCCATCTGGTTGTGCGGCGGGGCATACGCCTGCTCGGCGGGTTCATGCGCCGCTTGCTGACGGGTTACAGCACGGCATTCAACCTGCGCCACCGCCGTTCGGGTCACCTGTTTCAGAACCGTTACCAGGCTGTACTCTGCGATGCGGAGGAGTACTTGCTCACGCTGGTGCGCTACGTGCATCTGAATCCGGTCCGCGCTGGGATGGTTGCCGATCCGGGCGCGTACGCGTGGTCGAGCCACGCGGCGTATCTGCAGAGGCGCCCTCCCGCCTGCTTGGATACACAGACCGTGCTGGCGGTGGTTGGGGGCAAGGCCGCCTACCGGCGTTTCGTGACTGAGGGGCTGAGCGAGGGGAAGCGATCGGAGCTGTGTGGACGGATCAGTGGGAGAAGCGACGGGGCCGGCTCGGGTTTGTGGTTGGGCGGACAGCTGCTCGGGAGCGAAGGTTTTGCCCGTGGGATGGTGAAGCGGGCGCGGGGCAAGGAGGCGCGACGGCTGCTGGAGTTGGGGCGGGCCGAGGAGTTGCCAGAACTGGTGGCCGGAGTGAGCAAGCGATTGAAGGTGGCAGAGGTCGTGCTCTGCGGCGCGGGACGTTCGGCGGCGGTGAGTCGATCGAGACGGGAGGTGATCCGGGTGGCGGTGCTGCAACGGGGGATTCGGCCCGTGGAGGTCAGCCGCTATCTGGGAATCTCGACCGCTGCGGTTGCCCAACAATTGCGCCGCCTGGAGGAAAGTGCTTAG
- a CDS encoding class I SAM-dependent methyltransferase codes for MSSDTRLQTKWNRLSRMYDMTGWADDRRFATAKRRLFAGMRGDCLMVAAGTGNDFKFFPPGHTITAIDISPGMVERARRKAATYDGSLEVRLMNVHTLEFADARFDTVVTACTFCSVPEPLRGLRELYRCLKPGGRLLMFEHVRSRVGPIAILQDLMTAITRRFGPEMNRETVSNALRAGFELVREENVYLDVVKAIEARRPQKIFAAGKSL; via the coding sequence ATGAGCAGCGACACTCGACTGCAAACGAAGTGGAACCGTCTGAGCCGAATGTACGACATGACCGGGTGGGCAGACGACCGCCGTTTCGCAACGGCGAAGCGGCGCCTGTTCGCCGGCATGAGGGGGGATTGTCTGATGGTTGCGGCGGGAACCGGCAACGACTTCAAGTTCTTTCCCCCCGGCCATACGATCACCGCGATCGATATCAGCCCGGGGATGGTAGAGCGAGCGCGGCGCAAGGCGGCCACTTACGACGGGTCGCTCGAAGTCCGGCTGATGAACGTGCACACGCTCGAATTTGCGGACGCGAGGTTCGACACGGTCGTCACCGCGTGCACCTTCTGCTCCGTGCCGGAGCCCTTGCGAGGACTGCGGGAGCTGTATCGGTGCCTCAAGCCCGGTGGCCGGCTGCTCATGTTCGAACACGTGCGCAGCCGGGTCGGCCCGATCGCGATCCTCCAGGACCTGATGACGGCGATCACTCGACGCTTCGGTCCCGAGATGAACCGAGAGACGGTCAGCAACGCCCTGCGCGCCGGTTTCGAGCTTGTGCGGGAGGAGAACGTCTATCTCGACGTGGTCAAGGCGATCGAGGCCCGGCGACCGCAGAAGATCTTTGCCGCGGGGAAGTCTTTGTAA
- a CDS encoding YHS domain-containing protein: protein MKWMVYPLGAVAVVSAVVAARPALSCSDLPAGCAAGIAMADTEHPEHGATANKVAGARPGDEIACAIDGMKMRLSADTPAAEYGGKTYYFCSDAEKQKFLQQPQQYIGD from the coding sequence ATGAAATGGATGGTCTACCCACTTGGAGCGGTTGCCGTGGTCAGCGCTGTCGTGGCCGCGCGCCCGGCGTTGTCCTGCTCCGATCTGCCAGCAGGCTGTGCAGCCGGGATCGCGATGGCGGATACGGAGCATCCCGAGCACGGAGCAACAGCAAACAAGGTCGCTGGGGCGCGGCCGGGAGACGAGATCGCCTGCGCGATCGACGGCATGAAAATGCGCCTGAGCGCAGACACGCCTGCGGCCGAGTATGGCGGCAAGACGTACTACTTCTGCAGCGACGCGGAAAAGCAGAAGTTCCTGCAACAGCCCCAGCAGTACATCGGGGACTGA
- a CDS encoding efflux RND transporter permease subunit translates to MVERIIEFSAHNKFLVVVLTAVALAGALYSVRNVPLDAIPDLSDTQVIVYSRWDRSPDIIEDQVTYPIITALLGAPKVKAIRGFSDFGFSYVYVIFQDGTDIYWARSRTIEYLSKILPALPQGVRTELGPDATGVGWVYQYALVDKTGQNDLAQLRTFQDWYLRYWLQSVPGVAEVASIGGFQKQYQVNLNPGALLAYKVPIQKVIDAIRQGNNDVGGRLVEFAGAEYMVRGRGYARSLEDIEDIAVGQDLNGTPIRVRELGRVVVGAEIRRGVADLDGLGDTAGGIVVMRHGENALNVIERVKQKLEEVRPSLPPGVELVTTYDRSELIERSIDNLKEELVMEMIIVSIVILIFLWHIPSAIIPIVTIPVSVFLAFIPMYAMGVTSNIMSLAGIAISIGVLVDGAIVEVENAYKKLQLWQEGGRQGDFHAVRLNALKEVGPSVFFSLLVIAVAFLPVFTLVDQEGRLFKPLAYTKNLAMAIAAILAITLDPALRMMFARMDPIRFRPRWLSWIANQAAVGTYYPEEKHPISVILFRVYEPACRLVLRFPKSTIAAAILLLATTVPVYMRLGSEFMPPLYEGTLLYMPTTLPGLSVTGAQSLLQKMDEIITQVPEVERVFGKAGRAETSTDPAPFSMIETTILLKPMPEWRQIPRFYANWPQWLQAPLRHLWYDRISKEDLIAELDQKLRFPGVTNAWTMPIKARIDMLTTGVRTPIGIKIYGADLAVIEGIGAQIEAALRDVAGTRSIYAERTAGGFFLDFALRRDQLARYGLSVEEAEMVIQSAIGGEVITRTIAGRERYTVNVRYAREERDSLDRLQRVLVPTMNGAQVPLAQLADIRMASGPAMIRDENGMLAGYVYVDLTGRDVGGYVEEAKRLVAQKVSLPTGYALQWSGQYENMLRVRERLKVVVPITIFLIFALLFMNTKSAVKASIVMLAVPFSVVGAVWLLYLLGYNTSIAVWVGMIALMGLDAETGVFMLLFLDLAYYDAVRQGRMRTQQDLRTAIIHGAVKRIRPKMMTVMAAMMGLMPIMWSLGTGADMMKRVAAPMIGGLVTSFIMELLVYPPIYEFWKWNFEMKRGSVDVSTLPIAELRGH, encoded by the coding sequence ATGGTAGAGCGAATCATCGAGTTCTCCGCTCACAACAAGTTCCTCGTGGTCGTGCTCACGGCCGTGGCCCTGGCCGGTGCGCTCTATTCCGTGCGCAACGTTCCGCTCGATGCCATCCCCGACCTCTCCGACACCCAGGTCATCGTCTACTCGCGCTGGGATCGCAGCCCGGACATCATTGAGGATCAGGTCACCTACCCCATCATCACCGCCCTCCTCGGCGCGCCCAAGGTCAAGGCGATCCGCGGCTTCTCCGACTTCGGTTTCTCCTACGTCTACGTCATCTTCCAGGACGGGACCGACATCTACTGGGCCCGCAGCCGCACGATCGAGTACCTGAGCAAGATCCTGCCCGCTCTGCCGCAGGGAGTGCGGACTGAGCTCGGCCCCGATGCCACCGGAGTGGGGTGGGTCTATCAGTACGCGCTCGTCGACAAGACCGGGCAAAACGATCTGGCGCAACTGCGTACCTTCCAAGATTGGTACCTGCGTTACTGGCTGCAGAGCGTGCCGGGTGTGGCCGAGGTCGCCTCTATCGGCGGCTTTCAGAAGCAGTACCAGGTCAATCTCAACCCCGGCGCGTTGCTGGCGTACAAGGTGCCGATCCAGAAGGTCATCGACGCCATTCGCCAGGGCAACAACGACGTCGGCGGCCGCCTAGTCGAGTTCGCCGGCGCCGAGTACATGGTGCGCGGCCGCGGCTACGCCCGCTCGCTTGAGGACATCGAAGACATCGCCGTCGGTCAAGACCTGAACGGGACCCCGATCCGTGTTCGCGAACTCGGCCGGGTCGTGGTTGGAGCGGAGATTCGCCGGGGTGTCGCCGATCTCGACGGGCTCGGTGACACGGCGGGCGGAATCGTCGTCATGCGGCACGGCGAGAATGCCCTGAACGTCATCGAGCGCGTAAAGCAGAAGCTGGAGGAGGTGCGGCCCTCGTTGCCGCCCGGCGTGGAACTCGTCACTACCTATGACCGCTCGGAGTTGATCGAGCGCTCCATCGACAACCTCAAGGAAGAGCTGGTGATGGAAATGATCATCGTCAGCATCGTCATCTTGATCTTCCTCTGGCACATCCCCTCCGCCATCATTCCGATCGTCACCATTCCGGTGTCGGTCTTCCTTGCCTTCATCCCGATGTACGCGATGGGCGTCACCTCCAACATCATGTCGCTGGCGGGCATCGCCATCTCGATCGGCGTGCTGGTGGACGGCGCCATCGTCGAAGTCGAAAACGCCTACAAGAAGCTTCAGCTCTGGCAGGAAGGAGGCCGCCAGGGGGACTTTCACGCGGTGCGGTTGAATGCCCTCAAGGAAGTCGGGCCTTCGGTCTTCTTCTCACTGCTCGTGATTGCGGTGGCCTTCCTGCCCGTCTTCACGCTGGTCGATCAGGAGGGGCGGCTCTTCAAGCCGCTTGCCTATACCAAGAATCTGGCGATGGCGATCGCCGCGATCTTGGCCATCACGCTCGACCCGGCCCTGCGCATGATGTTCGCGCGCATGGATCCGATCCGGTTTCGTCCCCGGTGGTTGTCGTGGATTGCGAACCAGGCGGCGGTGGGCACGTACTATCCCGAGGAGAAGCACCCCATCAGTGTCATCCTGTTCCGCGTTTACGAGCCCGCCTGCCGTCTGGTGCTGAGGTTTCCGAAAAGCACGATCGCCGCCGCGATTCTGCTGCTGGCCACCACCGTACCCGTGTACATGCGGCTCGGCTCCGAGTTCATGCCGCCGCTCTACGAGGGGACGCTGCTCTACATGCCGACCACCCTGCCCGGTCTGTCCGTCACCGGAGCGCAGAGCCTGTTGCAGAAGATGGACGAGATCATCACTCAGGTGCCCGAGGTCGAGCGGGTTTTTGGAAAGGCCGGCCGTGCGGAGACCTCGACCGATCCGGCGCCCTTCTCGATGATTGAGACCACGATCCTGCTGAAACCGATGCCGGAGTGGCGGCAGATTCCGCGCTTCTATGCCAACTGGCCGCAGTGGTTGCAGGCCCCCTTACGCCACCTCTGGTACGACCGCATCAGCAAAGAGGACCTCATCGCCGAGCTGGATCAGAAGCTGCGCTTTCCCGGAGTCACGAACGCCTGGACCATGCCGATCAAGGCGCGCATCGACATGTTGACAACAGGGGTGAGGACGCCGATCGGGATCAAGATCTACGGGGCGGACCTCGCGGTCATCGAAGGCATCGGAGCCCAGATCGAGGCCGCGCTGCGGGATGTCGCCGGCACACGCAGCATTTACGCCGAGCGCACTGCCGGCGGTTTCTTTCTCGACTTCGCCCTGCGGCGAGACCAGCTCGCGCGTTACGGCCTGAGTGTAGAAGAGGCCGAGATGGTGATTCAGAGCGCCATCGGCGGTGAGGTGATCACCCGGACGATCGCGGGGCGGGAACGCTACACCGTGAACGTCCGCTACGCGCGTGAGGAGCGCGACAGCCTCGACCGCCTCCAGCGTGTGCTGGTGCCGACCATGAACGGTGCCCAGGTCCCGCTCGCCCAGCTTGCCGACATCCGCATGGCCTCCGGTCCTGCCATGATTCGCGACGAGAACGGCATGCTCGCTGGGTACGTCTACGTCGATCTTACGGGGCGCGACGTCGGCGGGTACGTCGAGGAAGCAAAGAGGCTGGTGGCGCAGAAAGTGTCTTTGCCCACCGGCTATGCGCTGCAGTGGAGCGGCCAGTACGAGAACATGCTTCGGGTGCGCGAGCGGCTGAAAGTCGTCGTGCCGATCACGATCTTTCTCATCTTCGCGCTGCTGTTCATGAACACCAAGTCGGCAGTCAAAGCCAGCATCGTGATGCTGGCGGTGCCGTTCTCGGTCGTTGGGGCGGTGTGGCTGCTGTATCTTCTCGGCTACAATACCTCCATCGCGGTCTGGGTGGGCATGATCGCGCTCATGGGCCTCGACGCTGAGACGGGCGTCTTCATGCTGTTATTCTTGGACCTCGCCTATTACGACGCCGTTCGCCAGGGGCGGATGCGGACGCAGCAAGACCTACGCACGGCCATCATTCACGGCGCGGTCAAGCGCATTCGCCCGAAGATGATGACGGTCATGGCGGCAATGATGGGCCTGATGCCGATCATGTGGTCGCTCGGGACCGGCGCCGACATGATGAAACGCGTGGCGGCACCGATGATCGGCGGCCTGGTCACGAGCTTCATCATGGAGCTACTCGTTTATCCGCCGATCTACGAGTTCTGGAAGTGGAACTTCGAAATGAAGCGCGGGAGCGTGGACGTGAGTACCCTGCCGATAGCGGAGCTCCGCGGACACTGA
- a CDS encoding efflux RND transporter periplasmic adaptor subunit: protein MSELRGRRLLVAALAVALLAGVAYVSWKAGTMRGPAAESQSPAAARYHCPMHPTMVSNQPGDCPICGMRMVPIDEGASAEELEGPVVEPGPRVAGRAAIRLPEGRRQLIGVRTTAVARKPLRRTIKAVGQVTYDETRMHHVHTKTGGWVEHLYANATGEMVKAGEPLLTIYSPELVASAQEYLIALEAQKRLGEAALPSVRQGAAQLLASARQRLLLFDLTPQQIKALEQSQEAPTTNVLHAPISGHIIARNVTQGERIDSGTKLLDIADLSRVWVLADIYEYELPFVHLGQAASMKLSYLPGKVFAGEVTLIYPVVTEATRTVKVRIEFANGDFTLKPQMYAEVAIDSTLGEALLVPQSAVISSGRRDLVFVDRGDGYLEPRQLDIGMRLADEFEVIAGLVEGERVLTSGNFLVDSESKLTAALAEAGSAAGHSH from the coding sequence ATGAGTGAACTAAGAGGACGGCGTTTACTGGTTGCGGCACTGGCGGTGGCACTCCTCGCCGGCGTCGCTTACGTCTCATGGAAAGCCGGCACCATGCGAGGACCTGCGGCTGAATCGCAGTCGCCGGCGGCCGCGCGCTACCACTGCCCGATGCATCCGACGATGGTGTCGAACCAGCCCGGCGATTGCCCGATCTGCGGCATGCGGATGGTTCCGATCGATGAGGGCGCGAGTGCGGAGGAACTGGAGGGGCCCGTTGTCGAGCCCGGGCCGCGGGTGGCAGGGCGGGCCGCCATCCGGCTTCCCGAGGGCCGCCGTCAGCTCATCGGCGTACGCACCACCGCAGTTGCAAGAAAGCCGCTGCGCCGCACGATCAAGGCAGTCGGGCAGGTCACCTACGACGAGACCCGCATGCATCACGTGCACACCAAGACCGGCGGTTGGGTCGAGCATCTCTACGCCAACGCTACCGGAGAAATGGTCAAGGCGGGCGAGCCCTTGCTCACCATTTACAGCCCCGAGCTGGTGGCCTCGGCGCAGGAGTACCTGATTGCACTGGAGGCGCAAAAGCGGCTCGGCGAGGCCGCGCTGCCGTCGGTGCGCCAGGGCGCGGCGCAGTTGTTGGCCAGCGCCCGCCAGCGCCTGCTCTTGTTTGACCTGACGCCGCAGCAGATCAAGGCGCTGGAGCAAAGCCAGGAAGCCCCCACGACAAACGTGCTGCACGCACCCATCAGCGGCCATATCATCGCTCGCAACGTGACCCAGGGGGAACGGATCGATTCCGGCACCAAATTGCTCGATATCGCCGATCTGAGCCGGGTCTGGGTGCTTGCCGATATCTACGAGTACGAGCTGCCCTTTGTTCATCTCGGTCAAGCCGCCAGCATGAAGCTGTCGTACTTACCCGGCAAAGTCTTTGCCGGAGAGGTGACCCTGATCTATCCCGTTGTTACCGAAGCAACCCGCACCGTGAAGGTGCGCATCGAGTTCGCCAACGGCGATTTCACCCTCAAGCCCCAAATGTACGCCGAGGTGGCGATCGACTCGACCCTGGGCGAGGCGCTGCTGGTACCGCAAAGCGCGGTGATCAGCAGCGGCAGGCGCGATCTCGTGTTCGTTGACCGCGGTGACGGCTACCTCGAACCGCGCCAGCTCGACATCGGCATGAGGCTGGCCGACGAGTTCGAGGTCATCGCGGGGCTCGTCGAAGGAGAGCGCGTGCTCACTTCCGGCAACTTCCTCGTCGACTCCGAGTCCAAGCTGACGGCGGCGCTCGCCGAGGCCGGCAGCGCTGCCGGCCATTCACACTGA
- a CDS encoding TolC family protein: MRCVHTALACLAALAAPGHTWGLEPSPLGDPLTLEAAVAYARQHNPEINAAEASWRAAQARPSPAGSLPDPLINTAYHNEGFDRLRQGSGEFSFLRFGIEQEVPFPGKLSRQEAAARSEADREGARYRATVLNVVTRVRLTYDDYFLADKSLAIVHGNLALLEQLADGAGARYRIGEGLQQDVARAQVELSILHGRLVSLEQERQSAEAMLDRLLNRPATAALGTPAPVEKRPLSWSLDQLETLAGERSPSLEAAEHDIARADAAFDLAKRQYYPDVVLRADYFNQASLTPEWEVGVGLRAPLYFWRKQSFGVQEAAAGAAQARASRQNTRQEVLARLRDLYAQATSAQRLLELYGTGVVPQAEVSLKSASAGYRVGKVDFLTLLNSFTVLYDYQLRYHQELTRFDKALAQIEEVAGLTGVAHE; encoded by the coding sequence ATGCGTTGCGTACACACGGCGCTGGCCTGTCTGGCCGCGCTGGCTGCCCCCGGTCACACCTGGGGGCTGGAGCCGAGTCCACTGGGCGACCCGCTCACACTCGAGGCGGCGGTTGCCTACGCTCGGCAGCACAACCCGGAGATCAACGCCGCCGAAGCGAGCTGGCGGGCGGCGCAGGCGCGCCCGTCCCCGGCTGGCTCGCTCCCGGATCCGCTGATCAACACCGCCTACCACAACGAAGGCTTCGATCGCCTGCGCCAGGGTAGCGGCGAGTTCTCTTTCCTGCGCTTCGGCATCGAGCAAGAAGTGCCCTTCCCGGGCAAGCTCTCGCGGCAAGAAGCTGCGGCGCGGAGCGAAGCTGACCGTGAAGGGGCGCGCTATCGCGCTACCGTACTGAACGTCGTCACGCGCGTGCGGCTGACCTACGACGACTACTTCCTCGCCGACAAGTCGCTGGCGATCGTTCACGGCAATCTCGCCTTGCTCGAACAGCTCGCGGACGGCGCCGGCGCCAGATATCGAATCGGCGAAGGCCTCCAGCAGGATGTGGCGCGTGCACAGGTCGAGCTGTCGATCCTGCACGGGCGTCTGGTCAGCTTGGAGCAGGAGCGGCAGAGCGCGGAGGCGATGCTGGACCGCTTATTGAACCGCCCGGCCACCGCTGCGCTCGGGACGCCGGCGCCGGTGGAGAAACGGCCTTTGTCCTGGAGCCTCGATCAACTCGAAACCCTGGCCGGGGAAAGGTCGCCGAGCCTGGAAGCTGCCGAACACGACATCGCCCGCGCTGATGCGGCTTTCGACCTTGCCAAACGCCAATACTATCCCGATGTCGTTCTTCGCGCCGACTACTTCAACCAGGCGTCGCTCACGCCCGAGTGGGAGGTTGGAGTCGGCCTGCGTGCGCCCCTTTACTTCTGGCGCAAACAAAGCTTCGGCGTGCAGGAGGCAGCAGCCGGCGCTGCCCAGGCGCGTGCCAGCCGGCAGAACACGCGCCAAGAAGTGCTCGCGAGGCTCAGGGACCTTTACGCGCAAGCGACCAGTGCGCAACGTCTGCTCGAATTGTACGGGACCGGGGTGGTGCCGCAGGCCGAGGTGTCTTTGAAGTCGGCCTCTGCGGGTTACCGGGTCGGGAAGGTCGACTTCCTGACCCTGCTCAACAGTTTCACGGTTCTGTACGACTACCAGCTGCGCTACCACCAAGAGCTCACCCGCTTCGACAAGGCCTTGGCCCAGATCGAGGAAGTCGCCGGTCTTACAGGGGTCGCCCATGAGTGA
- a CDS encoding YgiT-type zinc finger protein: protein MAKFRCHVCGGETASDDFVNEVLDVDGRRVLVEHIPARVCTRCREPVFSRETTERVRQLVHGASRPTKTIPLDVFELA from the coding sequence ATGGCAAAGTTCAGGTGTCACGTCTGCGGCGGTGAAACGGCGAGCGACGACTTTGTGAACGAAGTGCTGGACGTCGATGGCCGGCGGGTCCTGGTCGAGCATATCCCGGCGCGCGTTTGCACGCGCTGTCGAGAGCCGGTGTTCTCGCGTGAGACCACCGAGCGCGTCCGGCAACTCGTCCACGGTGCGAGCCGCCCGACGAAGACGATACCGTTGGACGTCTTCGAGTTGGCGTAG
- a CDS encoding DUF4258 domain-containing protein, with amino-acid sequence MKSLATVRRQLTAGRFDFSRHAFRRAVERNISDEEIRGAGAHAEVIEEYPADKYSPSVLLLGFTAAGRPLHIQVSMADSDTTRIITLYQPDPAEWADFRRRR; translated from the coding sequence ATGAAATCACTCGCGACGGTGCGCCGGCAGCTCACCGCCGGCCGGTTCGACTTCAGCCGGCATGCCTTCAGACGGGCAGTCGAACGTAACATCAGCGACGAGGAAATCCGTGGGGCTGGCGCACACGCGGAGGTGATCGAGGAGTATCCGGCGGACAAGTATTCACCGAGCGTCTTGCTGCTGGGCTTTACAGCGGCCGGGCGCCCGCTGCATATTCAGGTGTCGATGGCCGATTCCGACACGACCAGAATCATCACACTCTACCAACCGGACCCGGCCGAGTGGGCCGACTTCCGACGACGGAGATGA
- a CDS encoding type I-E CRISPR-associated protein Cas6/Cse3/CasE: MERWISALYEGILEVTDPDHFRGTIISGIGPGKAFGFGLLSFAPV, from the coding sequence ATGGAGCGTTGGATTTCGGCCCTCTACGAGGGCATCCTCGAAGTGACCGACCCCGATCACTTCAGGGGAACAATCATCTCCGGCATCGGCCCGGGCAAGGCCTTCGGCTTCGGGCTGCTGAGCTTCGCGCCAGTGTGA
- a CDS encoding HTH domain-containing protein, whose protein sequence is MARLYASIMDLARAKHGLTAAALARRREPPVRTVYRDLHALETSGFPITSGDGIRELQRFVLQLGATVEVLEPGWFRRETAQEQLRAARRNQRRPRERLTLDDTGLRDTGRGAGS, encoded by the coding sequence GTGGCGCGGCTTTACGCGTCGATCATGGACCTGGCGCGCGCCAAGCATGGCCTCACGGCCGCTGCGCTCGCGCGCCGTCGCGAGCCGCCCGTGCGCACGGTCTATCGCGACCTTCACGCCCTTGAGACCTCGGGCTTTCCGATCACCAGCGGTGACGGCATACGCGAGTTGCAGCGGTTTGTTCTCCAGCTCGGTGCTACCGTAGAAGTCCTCGAGCCGGGGTGGTTCCGCCGGGAGACTGCGCAAGAGCAACTGCGCGCCGCGCGCCGCAATCAGCGGCGGCCGCGAGAAAGATTGACCTTGGATGACACAGGGCTGAGGGATACGGGGCGCGGCGCAGGGAGCTGA
- a CDS encoding class I SAM-dependent methyltransferase has product MSTYAYMRLLESVPYRYDTGIRWLSLGRVTRLYAAAADAAVAGLSSPRVLELGCGTGNLTLALRQRGATVLGIDHNPEMLAVAQQKLGTDGAVELREMAAVEIADRLPAGGFDVVAAALLFSELPADERRYLLRAVHRLLRPGGRLVIADEVRPERIWQRAVYRLLRWPVAVVTYLLTQTSTWAVADLKQLVAESGYHLQAETRWALGSMALVVAQRPEGVRE; this is encoded by the coding sequence ATGAGCACGTACGCCTACATGCGGCTGCTCGAGTCCGTGCCGTATCGCTATGACACCGGCATCAGGTGGTTGTCGCTCGGACGAGTGACTCGCCTTTACGCCGCCGCCGCTGACGCGGCGGTGGCTGGGCTAAGCTCACCGCGCGTGCTCGAACTCGGCTGCGGCACCGGCAATCTCACCCTAGCGCTGCGCCAGCGCGGCGCTACGGTACTCGGGATAGATCACAACCCGGAGATGTTGGCAGTGGCGCAGCAGAAGCTCGGCACTGATGGCGCGGTCGAGCTGCGCGAGATGGCCGCGGTCGAGATCGCCGACCGCCTGCCGGCCGGCGGCTTCGACGTCGTCGCCGCCGCCTTGCTGTTCAGCGAGCTACCCGCGGACGAGCGCCGCTACTTGCTACGCGCGGTACACCGGTTGTTGCGCCCGGGGGGCCGGCTGGTGATCGCCGACGAAGTGCGGCCTGAACGCATCTGGCAACGGGCGGTCTATCGCCTGCTGCGCTGGCCAGTGGCGGTGGTGACCTATCTGCTGACGCAGACCTCCACTTGGGCGGTCGCCGATTTGAAACAGCTGGTGGCGGAATCCGGGTATCACTTACAGGCCGAGACCCGCTGGGCGCTCGGCAGCATGGCGCTGGTGGTGGCGCAGCGGCCGGAGGGGGTGAGGGAATGA
- a CDS encoding 4Fe-4S binding protein yields the protein MKLTDWLAEIAEAAFRLVPIPVSPGLRVIGKPDRMSPVLLTGNYDLSVRRLRRALRGLDAYLLVANSRGINVWCAASGGHLGTPQVVTALKLAALEQRVEHREIIVPQLAATGIEAKEVRRRTGWIVRFGPADAKDIPAYLAAGRDKTRAMREVRFSARQRVEMAAMWATPMSLIAAVPGCHHLSGVLALIWGLALAVFFLYERLPLPERGRQALVALSAVVTANVVLALAGALTPLAAALWSLAAIAVTGLLTFDYAGSSPTAAAGALEDKAFRVVLDTDRCTGAYTCWAVCPEGVFEKQPELHQVARVHTDRCIRCGACIVQCPQDALAFEAADGRRVEPDVIRRFKLNLLGKRARPSPADTAAAP from the coding sequence ATGAAACTGACTGACTGGCTCGCCGAAATCGCCGAAGCGGCTTTTCGCCTGGTGCCGATTCCGGTGTCACCCGGCCTGCGCGTGATCGGCAAGCCCGATCGCATGAGCCCGGTGTTGCTGACCGGCAACTACGACCTGAGCGTGCGCCGCCTGCGGCGCGCACTGCGCGGCCTGGATGCCTATCTGCTGGTCGCTAATTCGCGTGGCATCAACGTCTGGTGCGCCGCCTCCGGCGGGCATCTCGGTACGCCTCAAGTGGTCACGGCGTTGAAGCTGGCGGCTTTGGAGCAGCGCGTGGAACATCGTGAGATCATTGTTCCCCAGCTGGCGGCAACCGGGATCGAGGCCAAAGAGGTGCGCCGGCGCACGGGCTGGATCGTGCGCTTTGGGCCGGCGGACGCGAAGGACATCCCGGCCTATCTCGCGGCCGGGCGCGACAAGACGCGCGCCATGCGCGAAGTGCGCTTCAGCGCGCGCCAGCGGGTCGAGATGGCGGCGATGTGGGCGACACCGATGTCGCTGATTGCGGCGGTGCCGGGCTGCCATCACCTCAGCGGCGTGCTGGCCTTGATCTGGGGCCTCGCGCTGGCGGTGTTCTTTCTCTACGAGCGCTTGCCGCTGCCCGAGCGCGGGCGACAAGCGCTGGTGGCTTTGAGCGCGGTAGTGACAGCCAATGTGGTGCTGGCCCTCGCCGGAGCTCTCACGCCGCTAGCAGCCGCGCTGTGGAGCCTTGCCGCTATTGCCGTCACCGGCTTGCTGACCTTCGATTATGCCGGGTCGAGCCCGACCGCCGCCGCCGGCGCTTTGGAGGACAAGGCTTTTCGCGTCGTGCTCGATACCGACCGTTGCACCGGCGCGTACACCTGCTGGGCCGTCTGCCCCGAAGGGGTGTTCGAGAAGCAGCCCGAGCTGCACCAGGTTGCCCGCGTCCACACCGACCGTTGCATCCGCTGCGGTGCGTGCATCGTGCAGTGCCCACAAGACGCGCTGGCATTCGAGGCCGCAGACGGGCGCCGGGTGGAACCGGATGTGATTCGGCGATTCAAGCTGAATCTGCTCGGCAAACGCGCGCGCCCGAGCCCGGCCGACACCGCTGCCGCACCCTGA